One part of the Phragmites australis chromosome 3, lpPhrAust1.1, whole genome shotgun sequence genome encodes these proteins:
- the LOC133911188 gene encoding trihelix transcription factor ASR3-like, with protein sequence MAGAGALTVARDYRRGNWTLPETMLLIEAKRKVHEERHPGDQGLARWRWVEDYCWRAGCRRSQNQCNDRWDNLMRDYKKVRAYELAGAGAAPSYWAMGKVERKERGLPSNLFREIYDAMGEVVERRMSIGYGGGGGALLGASSSLLDVPMQASPLAQVLPRPLPLERETHEHGATHCSSESAERKRRRPSLDELTPGSSRPVPGMHGHHQEQGHHRDDSDSDNDDDVLSGAIGRCALILSEALESREAAEERRHREVMAAEQRRRRARQTRREAGEQCVAGLAAAVNQLAGSMLALAAAKHKNKGGPAAPK encoded by the exons atggccggcgccggcgccctgACGGTGGCGAGGGATTACCGGAGGGGGAACTGGACGCTGCCGGAGACGATGCTGCTGATCGAGGCCAAGAGGAAGGTGCACGAGGAGCGGCACCCGGGGGACCAGGGCCTGGCGCGGTGGCGCTGGGTGGAGGACTACTGCTGGCGCGCCGGCTGCCGGCGCAGCCAGAACCAGTGCAACGACCGCTGGGACAACCTCATGCGGGACTACAAGAAGGTGCGCGCGTACGAGCTGGCGGGCGCCGGCGCTGCCCCTAGCTACTGGGCGATGGGCaaggtggagaggaaggagaggggccTCCCGAGCAACCTCTTCCGCGAGATATACGACGCCATGGGCGAGGTCGTCGAGAGGAGGATGAGCATTGGctacggtggcggcggcggggcgttATTGGGGGCGTCCTCCAGCCTCCTCGACGTCCCCATGCAGGCTTCCCCGCTCGCTCAAGTCCTGCCCCGACCTCTGCCTCTTG AACGAGAGACGCACGAGCACGGCGCGACGCATTGCAGCTCCGAGTCGGCGGagaggaagaggcggcggccgtCACTAGACGAGCTGACGCCAGGGAGCAGCAGGCCAGTGCCGGGAATGCACGGCCATCACCAAGAACAAGGACACCACCGCGACGATTCCGACTccgacaacgacgacgacgtcCTGAGCGGGGCGATCGGCCGGTGCGCGTTGATCCTGTCGGAGGCTCTGGAGAGCCGGGAGGCCGCGGAGGAGCGGCGGCACCGGGAGGTGATGGCGGCGGAACAGCGGCGCCGCCGCGCGCGGCAGACGCGGAGGGAGGCCGGGGAGCAGTGCGTGGCCGGGCTGGCCGCCGCAGTGAACCAGCTCGCCGGCTCGATGCTGGCGCTCGCCGCCGCCAAGCACAAGAACAAGGGCGGCCCCGCCGCGCCCAAGTGA